One genomic region from Nocardia vinacea encodes:
- a CDS encoding 4Fe-4S binding protein produces MSDKEPTGQRRFAEHPTVKRMSEIARTTPDPVLNAARLRELCLAAGADDVGFVPVDDPRVAVELEHAREILPSARTFVTFCVRMNRDNLRSTMRSLANTEFNHADDETNEVSRRITRALQDAGYRAVYPAPGYPMEVDKFPGRIWVIAHKVVAEAAGLGVMGIHRNVIHPKFGNFILLGTVVTDAVIDEPSAALDFNPCLECKLCVSACPVGAIANDGGFDFQACYTHNYREFMGGFTDWAETVADSDSAAEYRERVTTGESFSMWQSLSFKPNYKAGYCMAVCPAGEDVIGAYLDDRKTHLDDVVRPLQNKAEPVYVLPGSAAEEHVRRFPNKTPKAVTNGFPDEVNVLLDQIGPRPRRTRGV; encoded by the coding sequence ATGTCGGATAAGGAACCAACGGGACAGCGACGATTCGCGGAGCATCCGACCGTCAAGCGGATGAGCGAAATAGCGCGCACGACACCGGATCCGGTGCTGAATGCGGCGCGGCTGCGCGAGCTCTGCCTCGCGGCCGGAGCCGACGATGTGGGCTTCGTACCGGTCGACGATCCCAGGGTGGCGGTCGAACTCGAGCATGCGCGCGAAATCCTGCCCTCCGCACGCACATTCGTGACCTTCTGTGTCCGGATGAACCGGGACAACCTGCGCAGCACCATGCGCAGCCTGGCCAACACCGAATTCAACCACGCCGACGACGAGACCAACGAGGTGTCACGCCGCATTACCAGGGCCCTGCAGGATGCCGGGTACCGCGCCGTCTACCCCGCGCCCGGATATCCGATGGAGGTCGACAAGTTCCCGGGTCGGATCTGGGTGATCGCACACAAGGTGGTGGCCGAGGCGGCCGGATTGGGCGTTATGGGTATCCACCGCAACGTGATTCACCCGAAGTTCGGCAATTTCATCCTGCTGGGCACGGTGGTCACCGATGCGGTGATCGACGAGCCGAGCGCCGCATTGGATTTCAATCCGTGCCTGGAATGCAAGCTGTGCGTATCGGCCTGTCCGGTCGGCGCGATTGCCAATGACGGCGGCTTCGATTTCCAGGCCTGCTATACCCACAACTACCGAGAGTTCATGGGCGGCTTCACCGATTGGGCCGAAACCGTCGCCGACAGCGACAGCGCCGCCGAGTACCGCGAGCGCGTCACCACCGGCGAATCGTTCTCGATGTGGCAGAGCCTGTCGTTCAAACCCAACTACAAGGCCGGGTACTGCATGGCCGTCTGCCCGGCCGGCGAGGATGTGATCGGCGCCTACCTCGACGATCGCAAAACCCACCTCGACGATGTCGTGCGTCCGCTGCAGAACAAGGCCGAACCCGTCTACGTCCTGCCCGGATCGGCCGCGGAGGAGCACGTGCGCCGATTCCCGAACAAGACGCCGAAGGCGGTGACCAATGGCTTCCCGGACGAGGTCAATGTGCTGCTCGATCAGATCGGCCCGCGTCCGCGCCGGACACGTGGCGTATAG
- a CDS encoding SDR family NAD(P)-dependent oxidoreductase — protein sequence MNDTPESSNGRPLAERVASWLLYPTSRPREKSLREEVAGRTVLVTGASHGIGKASARKLAAAGGIVLLVARSVDALEQVAAEITAEGGTAHVYPTDMTDMDAVEKLGRDLLAEHGHIDVLINNAGKSIRRSIDESYDRFHDFTRTIDVNYLGPVRLLLTLLPSMRERKQGHIVNISTWGVLMPPAPRWAAYGASKSAFDVWLRSAAAEIAADKVTTTCIYMPLVHTRMSAPTDFSRVPGLTVDEASDLVCHAVAAKPRKIAPWWSTGVQAWSDLTRGRAQRFMEHAFLADRYTPRVRRGRGPI from the coding sequence GTGAACGACACTCCCGAATCGAGCAATGGCCGCCCGCTCGCCGAGCGAGTGGCGTCCTGGCTGCTGTACCCGACCTCCCGACCGCGCGAGAAATCCCTGCGCGAGGAGGTCGCGGGCCGGACCGTGCTGGTGACCGGCGCATCGCACGGCATCGGCAAGGCGAGCGCACGCAAACTGGCCGCAGCCGGTGGGATCGTGCTGCTGGTTGCGCGCTCGGTCGACGCTCTGGAGCAGGTGGCGGCCGAGATCACTGCCGAGGGCGGTACCGCGCACGTGTACCCGACGGATATGACCGATATGGACGCCGTCGAAAAACTCGGGCGCGATCTACTCGCGGAGCACGGTCATATCGATGTGCTGATCAATAACGCGGGCAAGTCGATTCGCCGTTCGATCGACGAATCCTACGACCGCTTCCACGATTTCACGCGCACCATCGATGTGAACTATCTCGGGCCGGTCCGGCTGCTGCTCACCTTGCTGCCGAGTATGCGCGAACGCAAACAGGGCCATATCGTCAATATCTCCACCTGGGGCGTGCTCATGCCGCCCGCCCCGCGGTGGGCCGCCTACGGTGCTTCCAAATCCGCCTTCGATGTCTGGTTACGCAGTGCCGCAGCGGAAATCGCCGCCGACAAGGTGACGACGACCTGCATCTACATGCCGCTCGTGCACACCAGGATGAGCGCGCCGACCGACTTCAGCCGCGTTCCCGGGCTTACCGTCGACGAAGCCTCCGATCTGGTCTGTCACGCCGTGGCCGCCAAGCCACGCAAGATCGCGCCCTGGTGGTCGACAGGGGTCCAGGCCTGGTCCGATCTGACCCGAGGACGGGCGCAGCGCTTCATGGAACATGCGTTCCTCGCTGATCGCTATACGCCACGTGTCCGGCGCGGACGCGGGCCGATCTGA